A stretch of the Channa argus isolate prfri chromosome 9, Channa argus male v1.0, whole genome shotgun sequence genome encodes the following:
- the tra2b gene encoding transformer-2 protein homolog beta isoform X3: protein MCVGVWFVQESRSASRSMSPRGSGKSASRSPVHSPAHSKEGSRRSHSKSRSRSRSKSGSHSHRGSRRHYSRSRSRSRSYHRHSRSRSYSGERRRRSHSRSPMSNRRRHIGNRANPDPNCCLGVFGLSLYTTERDLREVFSKYGPLADVSIVYDQQSRRSRGFAFVYFENTADAKEAKERANGMELDGRRIRVDFSITKRPHTPTPGIYMGRPTYGGGGGPSGPRRYSRDYDRGYDRGYDRGGYDRYDDRDYYRSYRRSPSPYYRGAYRSRSRSRSYSPRRY from the exons atgtgtgttggtgtgtggtTTGTTCAGGAGTCTCGATCTGCATCCAGGAGCATGAGTCCACGGGGCTCAGGAAAGTCAGCGAGCCGTTCCCCGGTTCACTCACCTGCCCATTCAAAAGAGGGTTCCCGCCGTTCCCATTCCAAATCTCGGTCCCGGTCCAGATCAAAATCTGG GTCTCATTCTCACCGTGGCTCCCGCAGGCACTACAGCCGTTCTCGCTCACGCTCAAGGTCTTATCATCGGCATTCTCGAAGCAGGTCCTACAGTGGAGAGCGTCGCCGCAGGAGCCATAGCCGGTCCCCCATGTCTAATCGACGCAGGCACATTGGCAACCGT GCAAATCCAGATCCAAATTGCTGTCTGGGAGTGTTTGGGCTGAGCTTGTACACCACAGAAAGGGATCTCAGAGAGGTCTTCTCTAAATACGGTCCCCTGGCAGATGTTAGCATCGTCTATGACCAGCAGTCAAGACGCTCCAGGggctttgcttttgtttactttgagaACACAGCTGATGCAAAAGAG GCAAAGGAACGTGCTAATGGCATGGAGCTGGATGGTCGTAGGATTAGGGTGGACTTCTCCATCACAAAAAGACCCCACACCCCAACCCCTGGAATCTACATGGGCAGGCCCACCTA tggaggtggaggtggtccCAGTGGTCCTAGACGCTATTCACGTGACTACGACCGTGGGTATGACCGTGGATACGACCGAGGCGGATATGATCGCTATGATGACAGAGACTACTACAGATCATACAG GCGTTCTCCATCACCATACTACAGAGGGGCATACAGGTCTCGGTCTAGGTCGCGGTCTTATTCCCCCC GACGCTATTGA
- the tra2b gene encoding transformer-2 protein homolog beta isoform X1, with the protein MCVGVWFVQESRSASRSMSPRGSGKSASRSPVHSPAHSKEGSRRSHSKSRSRSRSKSGSHSHRGSRRHYSRSRSRSRSYHRHSRSRSYSGERRRRSHSRSPMSNRRRHIGNRANPDPNCCLGVFGLSLYTTERDLREVFSKYGPLADVSIVYDQQSRRSRGFAFVYFENTADAKEAKERANGMELDGRRIRVDFSITKRPHTPTPGIYMGRPTYGGGGGPSGPRRYSRDYDRGYDRGYDRGGYDRYDDRDYYRSYRRRSPSPYYRGAYRSRSRSRSYSPRRY; encoded by the exons atgtgtgttggtgtgtggtTTGTTCAGGAGTCTCGATCTGCATCCAGGAGCATGAGTCCACGGGGCTCAGGAAAGTCAGCGAGCCGTTCCCCGGTTCACTCACCTGCCCATTCAAAAGAGGGTTCCCGCCGTTCCCATTCCAAATCTCGGTCCCGGTCCAGATCAAAATCTGG GTCTCATTCTCACCGTGGCTCCCGCAGGCACTACAGCCGTTCTCGCTCACGCTCAAGGTCTTATCATCGGCATTCTCGAAGCAGGTCCTACAGTGGAGAGCGTCGCCGCAGGAGCCATAGCCGGTCCCCCATGTCTAATCGACGCAGGCACATTGGCAACCGT GCAAATCCAGATCCAAATTGCTGTCTGGGAGTGTTTGGGCTGAGCTTGTACACCACAGAAAGGGATCTCAGAGAGGTCTTCTCTAAATACGGTCCCCTGGCAGATGTTAGCATCGTCTATGACCAGCAGTCAAGACGCTCCAGGggctttgcttttgtttactttgagaACACAGCTGATGCAAAAGAG GCAAAGGAACGTGCTAATGGCATGGAGCTGGATGGTCGTAGGATTAGGGTGGACTTCTCCATCACAAAAAGACCCCACACCCCAACCCCTGGAATCTACATGGGCAGGCCCACCTA tggaggtggaggtggtccCAGTGGTCCTAGACGCTATTCACGTGACTACGACCGTGGGTATGACCGTGGATACGACCGAGGCGGATATGATCGCTATGATGACAGAGACTACTACAGATCATACAG AAGGCGTTCTCCATCACCATACTACAGAGGGGCATACAGGTCTCGGTCTAGGTCGCGGTCTTATTCCCCCC GACGCTATTGA
- the tra2b gene encoding transformer-2 protein homolog beta isoform X4, with product MSPRGSGKSASRSPVHSPAHSKEGSRRSHSKSRSRSRSKSGSHSHRGSRRHYSRSRSRSRSYHRHSRSRSYSGERRRRSHSRSPMSNRRRHIGNRANPDPNCCLGVFGLSLYTTERDLREVFSKYGPLADVSIVYDQQSRRSRGFAFVYFENTADAKEAKERANGMELDGRRIRVDFSITKRPHTPTPGIYMGRPTYGGGGGPSGPRRYSRDYDRGYDRGYDRGGYDRYDDRDYYRSYRRRSPSPYYRGAYRSRSRSRSYSPRRY from the exons ATGAGTCCACGGGGCTCAGGAAAGTCAGCGAGCCGTTCCCCGGTTCACTCACCTGCCCATTCAAAAGAGGGTTCCCGCCGTTCCCATTCCAAATCTCGGTCCCGGTCCAGATCAAAATCTGG GTCTCATTCTCACCGTGGCTCCCGCAGGCACTACAGCCGTTCTCGCTCACGCTCAAGGTCTTATCATCGGCATTCTCGAAGCAGGTCCTACAGTGGAGAGCGTCGCCGCAGGAGCCATAGCCGGTCCCCCATGTCTAATCGACGCAGGCACATTGGCAACCGT GCAAATCCAGATCCAAATTGCTGTCTGGGAGTGTTTGGGCTGAGCTTGTACACCACAGAAAGGGATCTCAGAGAGGTCTTCTCTAAATACGGTCCCCTGGCAGATGTTAGCATCGTCTATGACCAGCAGTCAAGACGCTCCAGGggctttgcttttgtttactttgagaACACAGCTGATGCAAAAGAG GCAAAGGAACGTGCTAATGGCATGGAGCTGGATGGTCGTAGGATTAGGGTGGACTTCTCCATCACAAAAAGACCCCACACCCCAACCCCTGGAATCTACATGGGCAGGCCCACCTA tggaggtggaggtggtccCAGTGGTCCTAGACGCTATTCACGTGACTACGACCGTGGGTATGACCGTGGATACGACCGAGGCGGATATGATCGCTATGATGACAGAGACTACTACAGATCATACAG AAGGCGTTCTCCATCACCATACTACAGAGGGGCATACAGGTCTCGGTCTAGGTCGCGGTCTTATTCCCCCC GACGCTATTGA
- the tra2b gene encoding transformer-2 protein homolog beta isoform X2 encodes MSDNDKGRESRSASRSMSPRGSGKSASRSPVHSPAHSKEGSRRSHSKSRSRSRSKSGSHSHRGSRRHYSRSRSRSRSYHRHSRSRSYSGERRRRSHSRSPMSNRRRHIGNRANPDPNCCLGVFGLSLYTTERDLREVFSKYGPLADVSIVYDQQSRRSRGFAFVYFENTADAKEAKERANGMELDGRRIRVDFSITKRPHTPTPGIYMGRPTYGGGGGPSGPRRYSRDYDRGYDRGYDRGGYDRYDDRDYYRSYRRRSPSPYYRGAYRSRSRSRSYSPRRY; translated from the exons ATGAGTGATAACGACAAAGGACGG GAGTCTCGATCTGCATCCAGGAGCATGAGTCCACGGGGCTCAGGAAAGTCAGCGAGCCGTTCCCCGGTTCACTCACCTGCCCATTCAAAAGAGGGTTCCCGCCGTTCCCATTCCAAATCTCGGTCCCGGTCCAGATCAAAATCTGG GTCTCATTCTCACCGTGGCTCCCGCAGGCACTACAGCCGTTCTCGCTCACGCTCAAGGTCTTATCATCGGCATTCTCGAAGCAGGTCCTACAGTGGAGAGCGTCGCCGCAGGAGCCATAGCCGGTCCCCCATGTCTAATCGACGCAGGCACATTGGCAACCGT GCAAATCCAGATCCAAATTGCTGTCTGGGAGTGTTTGGGCTGAGCTTGTACACCACAGAAAGGGATCTCAGAGAGGTCTTCTCTAAATACGGTCCCCTGGCAGATGTTAGCATCGTCTATGACCAGCAGTCAAGACGCTCCAGGggctttgcttttgtttactttgagaACACAGCTGATGCAAAAGAG GCAAAGGAACGTGCTAATGGCATGGAGCTGGATGGTCGTAGGATTAGGGTGGACTTCTCCATCACAAAAAGACCCCACACCCCAACCCCTGGAATCTACATGGGCAGGCCCACCTA tggaggtggaggtggtccCAGTGGTCCTAGACGCTATTCACGTGACTACGACCGTGGGTATGACCGTGGATACGACCGAGGCGGATATGATCGCTATGATGACAGAGACTACTACAGATCATACAG AAGGCGTTCTCCATCACCATACTACAGAGGGGCATACAGGTCTCGGTCTAGGTCGCGGTCTTATTCCCCCC GACGCTATTGA